A single window of Vanessa tameamea isolate UH-Manoa-2023 chromosome 5, ilVanTame1 primary haplotype, whole genome shotgun sequence DNA harbors:
- the LOC113392790 gene encoding uncharacterized protein LOC113392790 — protein MTAANNEYPKASNATLIGATITYVAGLFLLLSFAGPYWIESYSGMFSSFKHMGLWEYCFDRFRFPSYQYDKYFDGCHYIFGQELYVIREWLLPAWLMAVQTFVTLALMLSFMAQILLACVVVRMPLRTVLRYEWIFVSISFVMVAISSVFLFLAVAIFGGNCYRRDWLLYPSFNVLSWSYAFAVIAFILFGLAAVLLFLESRKLYELRLEAKNLVAQMQHSQPEHALHQLRDQLHQQQQLGYFRN, from the exons atgccACCCTGATAGGAGCGACCATTACATATGTTGCGGGACTGTTTCTGTTGTTGTCCTTTGCTGGACCATATTGGATAGAATCATATTCGGGGATGTTCTCTTCGTTTAAACACATGGGCTTATGGGAATACTGTTTTGATCGCTTCAGATTTCCTTCCTATCAGTATGATAAGTATTTTGATGGCTGTCACTATATTTTTGGACAA GAATTATATGTCATCCGGGAATGGTTGCTGCCGGCATGGTTAATGGCAGTTCAGACATTTGTGACACTGGCTTTGATGCTGTCTTTCATGGCACAGATACTACTGGCATGTGTGGTTGTTCGCATGCCACTTAGAACAGTGCTGAGATATGAATGGATATTTGTATCCATTTCATTTGTAATGGTTGCCATATCTA gtGTGTTTCTATTCCTCGCTGTTGCAATATTTGGAGGCAACTGCTACCGTCGTGATTGGTTGCTGTATCCTTCATTCAATGTTCTGTCTTGGTCTTATGCATTTGCTGTCATTGCTTTCATATTGTTTG gaTTGGCAGCAgttcttttatttttggaatCACGTAAATTGTACGAGCTGCGATTGGAAGCTAAAAATCTAGTAGCTCAAATGCAACACAGCCAGCCTGAACATGCTTTGCATCAGTTGCGTGATCAGCtacatcaacaacaacaacttGGGTACTTTAGGAACtaa